The DNA sequence GCACCCGGAGATCACCGAGATCGAAGTGTGTACCGACAATGACTTTGCCGGACGGTGGGCGTGTGAACATATCCGAAAAGCCTACGAGGGAAGCTATCGGATCATCGAGAACCTGCCGGAAATCGAAGGGGCAGACTGGGCAGACATGGCAAAAATGGCTGCCCGTACACCGGAGAAACGGCAGAATAGGGAAGCGAGGTGATGCTTTGAAAGATAAAATAGAAGTGGGAATGCTGTCACCTCTGATGGCAGAGTTTATTCCGGACTATTCAGACATTGTGGATCTGGATGATGCGGAGCCATTGGAAGGACCTGACCTGGTGCAGTATCAGACATCCATCGCAGAAAAGGTTGACGAGATCAATCGGCTCGGTATGCCTGACAACCAGCCATGCAACCTGATCGATTATTTTGACCAAAACAAGGACATTAAGGAAAAAGTGGAACGCATTACAATGGCGGTAAAGGAACAGGAGGGCGTTTTATATGGCTGTGCAAACCTGACACTCCGGGAGAATCTGACACCAGAGGAATACCGTGTGGTGGGGCAGTATCTGAGAGGGCAGTACAGCGATGGCTGGGGAGAAAGTCTGGAACAGCGGGAGATCAAGGTAGACGGTGGTGAATTATACTTACATTTCTATGTTGGTGCCGGCTCGGATTTCCAGATACAGGTGAAAGCACCGGAAAACGGTGTGCAGGAAAAGCAGCCGGAACAAAAGCCGTCCCGTCCAGAACTTAAGCTCTTAGGGCATGACGGAAATATTTTCTCAATCCTTGGGGATGCCGCAAGACTGCTTAGACGTGCTGGGATGTCCGAACAGGCCAACGAAATGGCGGATCGTGTCCACAAGAGCAGCAATTACTATGAAGCGCTGGGAATCATCAGCGAATACGTGGAAACCGAGCTGTCGGACCACCGTGAACAGCCCAGAACGCCAAGAAAAGAAACACTGAAAAAAGAGGATACCTGCCGATGAGCAGTTCCATAAAGAAAAGCACTTCCAGAGAAATCTGGAAAATAAGCGACCGAAAGGATGATGCCTATGGGAAATACCCTGAAACTTGAAGATCTTTTAAAACCGGACTGTGTGCCGGATGAGTCTGCCGGAGGGGAGAACTGGCGTATCCTGCATGGAGATACCTTAAAACTGGTCAAAGGATTCCAGCCGGGGATCTTTGATGCAGTTATAACCGATCCGCCCTATGCGTCCGGGGGAACCAAGCAGAACGAACGCAACCGAACTACCAACCAGAAGTACAGCAGCATGAAAGCAGAAAATGCCCTGCCGGATTTTGATGGGGATAATAAAGACCAGCGTTCCTGGACCCACTGGATGGCAGAATGGCTGTACGATGTGCGGAAAGCCTGCAAGAGAGGGGCTCCGATCTGCCTCTTTATTGACTGGAGACAGTACCCGTCCATCACCGATGCCCTCCAGTGGGCAGGGTGGATCTGGAGAGGGACTGCCGTCTGGGACAAGGGGAACTCCCGTCCGCAGAAAGGCAGATTCCGCCAGCAGGCAGAATATATTGTATGGGGAAGCAACGGACCGATGCCGATCAACCGCCCGGTGTCCTGCCTTCCGGGTGTGTTCCGTTATGGGAATCCCCAGAACCGCATCCATGTGACAGAAAAGCCGCTCCAGCTGATGAAGGATGTCATCCAGATCTGTGAGCCGGGCGGCCTGATCTTAGACCCGTTTGCCGGAGCTGGTACTACCATCCTTGCGGCGGCAGAGTCGGGGTTTCAGGCAGTCGGCATTGAAGTGACCGATGCGTATTATAAGCTGGGAAGCGACCGTGTCCGCATTGCACTGGAAGCTGGGGAAGAAGCGGAAAACAAAGAACCACAGTAGCCGGATGTCTGGCAGACATCTGAAAAAGAGAAGAAAAGAATCCAGATGTCCACAAGACATCCACAGAGCGGAATGCTTTGTGGGTGTTTCTTTTTGGAAAAACGCCGGGCAGAGGAAACCTGTCCGGCCAGGAAAGGAGATGGTCGTATTGGAACAGGCACTTGCTTATGTCTGCTGTTCTGCAGAAGAAGGAAAGACCAAAGTACAGCGGTACTGCCGGAAGATCTACGAACTGGGATATGTGCCGATCTGCCCGCAGTACAGCTTTTCCCCATTCCTTGATGACGGGGATGCAGAGGATATGCAGGCCATGCGGAGAATGTCCCACCAGATATTAAGGCGGTGCAGGATGGTGGTTGTCTGCGGAAAAGAGACCACCGGGACGATGAACACGGAGATCAGCATGGCTGACAGACTCCATATCATCTGTACCACACTGGATGGGTTGAGCAAAATCAAGGAAAATGAATGATTCAGAAAAACGACTGGTTCAGAGGGGACGAAACCGGATGCGACTGGTTTTGCAAGCATAGCGTTTGGATATCCAAACGCACTTTGGGGAGAACCCCAATCCCCCATACCGAGCCGTAAACAGACGAAAGGAGAACGAAAAAATGTTGGGATTTATACTTGGCACAATGACCGGAGGAGTAATGGGCGTTTTTGCAATGTGTCTTTTCATAGCTGGAAAACGTGAGGATGAGGCACTGGAGCGGTGCCGGATGAAACCAAAGGAGATCATTGACCACGGCGTGTGCATCTGTTTTGTAAACAGCCAGGGAGAGGAACTGTTCCGTCTGGCAGACGGGGAAAGCCTTGTGCAGAATGCCCCAAATGGAGAGCGGAACGTATCCACCTGCCACTATCTGGATGCCGATTCTGCTATGATTGATGGGAAAAAATGGAACCTCCTGGAATTCGCAAAAGAGATGGAAAAGAGAGGGATCATGTTCGCCCCGATGGAGCTGTGCCAGGTATCGGAAAGGGGGTGAGGCCCATATGAAGAAAAAGATCATTGCTGCAGCGGTAGCCATCGGCGTTCTGGCAGGTTTCCTGATCTGGAAAAATCGTGAAATGTAATGACGCAACCAATAACCCGTTGGAAAGCAGGTGAAGAGATGAGAAAAAGGAACCATGTGATACCAGTCCGCCTCAATGCAAAAGAGCTGCGTTTTCTGGAAGAGCAGGTAGAAAAAAGCGGCCTGTCCCGTGAGGAATACATCCGTTCCATTGTCATGGGTGGCGAAGTCCGGGCAAGACCCTGTGAGCATCATACGGAGCTTTTGCGGAAAATATCCGGTCTGTGCAACAACGCCAATCAGCTTGCCCATGTAGCCAACGGCTGTGGGATGGCCGGGGAAGAGAGTATCCGGGAAATGCTCCGCATGACGAAAGAGACATGGAGGCTGGTCAAAGAGGAATGGTAGCCGATGGCATACACCAGTATCATCCCGGTCAGCCGTCTGGACAATTCCATCACGTACATCCGAAACAAGGATAAGACCACCAAGAAAGGGCAGAGTGCCGGCTCTCTGGAAGAAGCCATCGATTACGCCATGAATCGGGACAAGACGGAGCGTTCCGTTTTTGAGGATGCCATCGGCTGCGTCTGTGAGACTGCCTATCAAGATATGGTAGCTACGAAGAAACGATACCACAAGATGGACGGAGTACAGGGGTACCATCTGGTGCAGAGCTTTGTCAAAGGGGAAGTCACCCCGGAGCTTGCTCACCAGATCGGCATGGAAATGGCAGAAAGGCTCCTTCAGGGAAAATACGAAGCAGTCATCACCACCCATCTGAATACGGAGCATTACCACAACCACATCGTGTTTAATTCCGTGAGCATGGAAGATGGGAAAAAGTACCACAGCAACAGCAGGAGTTACTATGAGGATGTGCGGAAAGCTTCGGATGCCTTATGCCTGAAATACGGCTTATCTGTCATCGAACCGAAAAACGGCAAAGGGAAATCCTATGCACAGTGGATGGCAGAACAGGACGGAAAGCCGACCTGGAGAACCTCGATCCGTCTGGACATCCGGGATGCTGTGGCAGAGAGCTTCACATGGAAACAGTTTCTGGAACAGATGAAGCAGAGGGGATACCAGTGGAAGCTGAACCGGAAGTACATTGCATTAAAAGCACCGGGGATGGAACGGTATATCCGTCTGCGGAGCCTTGGGAAGCATTACTCGGAAGAGAGCATCCGGCAGTGGATCTTGCAGCCCAAGAGCAGGATACCTGCTGGAAAAGAAGGAGATTCCAGATTCCCGAAAAAGAAGTTAAAAGGGATACAGGCCCTGTACTATTCCTATCTGTACCAGATGGGTGCACTAAAGCAGAAGCCGAAAAGGATTTCCCCGGTGCTCCGGGCAGACATCCGAAAACTGGATGCCAGGATCGAGCAGATGGAATTTCTACAGAAGCATCAGATTACTAGCCGTGAAGAGCTACTCGCCTACCGCACATCGTTGGAAGAGAGGGTACAGGCACTCACGAAAGAGCGGAAGCGGCTCTACCGGAGCGAACCGGACAGTGTCAGGATCGGTCAGATCACCGAAGAACTGAAGCCGCTTCGAAAGGATATCCGCATTTGTATCCGGATCGAACAGCAGTCCCAGGAGATGGAAGAAAAGATGCGTCTGGCAGAGCAGATCCAGAGACAGGAAGAAGAACAGACGGAGAAAAACAGAAAACCGAGAACAGAAAGCAGGTGAACAACATGAATTATGGAGGCGATGCGGCGGACCAGATCGTCCGGTATTCCCTAGACGGCGTGGACCACGGGCTCAGGCTTTCGGGTACGCTGGCAAAGCATCTGGCGGTATTTGTTGCCGCCGTATTAAAAGACCAGAAGAAAACGAGGGGCAAGACCAGAATGGTGCGGATGTTAAAGGAGAACAAGCCATTGAAGTTCTTCACTGTGCCATCTGACCGCCTGCGTGAATTCTGCAGTGAGGGCAGGAAACGAGGACTGCTCTATGTGATCATCCGGGATAAAAAGAACCCGGAGATGAGCGAGGTCATGGTCTTTGCCGATGATGCAGCCAAAGTCAACCGTGTCATGGATAAGATGAACCTTGATTTTGTAAGGAGCGAAGTCGGGGAAGCTGTCCATGAGGTAACCGCCGGAATGGAAGCACCGGAAACCGAAGCAGTACAGGAAACTGTGCAGATGCCGGAGGGCGAGGTGCAGTTTGAAATCAGCGATCTGGACGAAGCATTCCAGGTCGGTGACATGGACTTTTCTGAAGAGGAAAAGAACCAGAATCATCCCGAAAAGGAGTTTTCCGAACCGGAAAATTTTATCCCGGTGCAGGAAGAGGGGGAAGAGAATCTGTCCGGCTCTTCCTTGCACAGCAGAAATATTTCTACCGGGCAGGAAAAAGGGACTGATGCAGGGCAGAGGGAACAGGAGCGTCCCAGTGTCCGCCGGGAGCTGGAGAACATCAAACGGGAGAAAGCAGAGGAATCCCAGAAGCGGAGCCGGGAAAAGAACCGTGGACCAAGGAAAACGCAGAAGAAAGCAAGAAAGAAACGAAAGGTGAAAGCGAGGTAGGAGATGGACCTGACAAAATTTTTAGGGCAGGACTCGCAGGAGCAGTCCGCCCAGCGGTTATCGAAAGAAGAATATGCCGCACAGAAAAAGCAGGAGAGGGAAGAAATCTGGGGTATGATCGATGGAAAGGCACAGGAGGTCTTCCAGAATGGGGACTCCTTAAAAGGATTCCTTGATTTTATGGGACAGTGCAAGCCGCAGAGGACAGACAACCTGTTCCTGCTTTATGCACAGAATCCGGAGATCCGGCAGGTCAAGACCTTTGAAAAATGGAAGGAAGAAGGCAAGGTAGTCAAGACCGGAAGCAAGGGATACAACTTCATTGTCGGACAGGAATATGAAAAGGACGGTGTCATCCAGCAGGGGTACTCCATCCAGAAAGCCTATGACATCAGCCAGATCCGTACCAAGCAGCCAGAAGAGGCAGAGCCAAAGCCGATGGACCAGCTGATGGAAGCACTGCTGACCGACAGCGAGGTACGGATTCAGATCGCAGACAATCTGCCGGATAAGGTACAGGCAC is a window from the Lachnospiraceae bacterium GAM79 genome containing:
- a CDS encoding relaxase/mobilization nuclease domain-containing protein, which produces MAYTSIIPVSRLDNSITYIRNKDKTTKKGQSAGSLEEAIDYAMNRDKTERSVFEDAIGCVCETAYQDMVATKKRYHKMDGVQGYHLVQSFVKGEVTPELAHQIGMEMAERLLQGKYEAVITTHLNTEHYHNHIVFNSVSMEDGKKYHSNSRSYYEDVRKASDALCLKYGLSVIEPKNGKGKSYAQWMAEQDGKPTWRTSIRLDIRDAVAESFTWKQFLEQMKQRGYQWKLNRKYIALKAPGMERYIRLRSLGKHYSEESIRQWILQPKSRIPAGKEGDSRFPKKKLKGIQALYYSYLYQMGALKQKPKRISPVLRADIRKLDARIEQMEFLQKHQITSREELLAYRTSLEERVQALTKERKRLYRSEPDSVRIGQITEELKPLRKDIRICIRIEQQSQEMEEKMRLAEQIQRQEEEQTEKNRKPRTESR
- a CDS encoding PcfB family protein, coding for MNYGGDAADQIVRYSLDGVDHGLRLSGTLAKHLAVFVAAVLKDQKKTRGKTRMVRMLKENKPLKFFTVPSDRLREFCSEGRKRGLLYVIIRDKKNPEMSEVMVFADDAAKVNRVMDKMNLDFVRSEVGEAVHEVTAGMEAPETEAVQETVQMPEGEVQFEISDLDEAFQVGDMDFSEEEKNQNHPEKEFSEPENFIPVQEEGEENLSGSSLHSRNISTGQEKGTDAGQREQERPSVRRELENIKREKAEESQKRSREKNRGPRKTQKKARKKRKVKAR
- a CDS encoding ssDNA-binding domain-containing protein, giving the protein MDLTKFLGQDSQEQSAQRLSKEEYAAQKKQEREEIWGMIDGKAQEVFQNGDSLKGFLDFMGQCKPQRTDNLFLLYAQNPEIRQVKTFEKWKEEGKVVKTGSKGYNFIVGQEYEKDGVIQQGYSIQKAYDISQIRTKQPEEAEPKPMDQLMEALLTDSEVRIQIADNLPDKVQAQYIPNKRTIYVRNGMSENATFHSISRELACASLDHHDGSYSRAGVSAQAYCAAYVTAQKYGVDVSGFSFDKVCQMQAFGQKDPKELRSFIQDVKSAAYSIGKQVDRNLGKSEQEFMTDEFAIPEEKTEKPAKSKKSPER
- a CDS encoding DUF3789 domain-containing protein: MLGFILGTMTGGVMGVFAMCLFIAGKREDEALERCRMKPKEIIDHGVCICFVNSQGEELFRLADGESLVQNAPNGERNVSTCHYLDADSAMIDGKKWNLLEFAKEMEKRGIMFAPMELCQVSERG
- a CDS encoding site-specific DNA-methyltransferase; this translates as MGNTLKLEDLLKPDCVPDESAGGENWRILHGDTLKLVKGFQPGIFDAVITDPPYASGGTKQNERNRTTNQKYSSMKAENALPDFDGDNKDQRSWTHWMAEWLYDVRKACKRGAPICLFIDWRQYPSITDALQWAGWIWRGTAVWDKGNSRPQKGRFRQQAEYIVWGSNGPMPINRPVSCLPGVFRYGNPQNRIHVTEKPLQLMKDVIQICEPGGLILDPFAGAGTTILAAAESGFQAVGIEVTDAYYKLGSDRVRIALEAGEEAENKEPQ
- the mobC gene encoding plasmid mobilization relaxosome protein MobC; its protein translation is MRKRNHVIPVRLNAKELRFLEEQVEKSGLSREEYIRSIVMGGEVRARPCEHHTELLRKISGLCNNANQLAHVANGCGMAGEESIREMLRMTKETWRLVKEEW